In one window of Arachis ipaensis cultivar K30076 chromosome B06, Araip1.1, whole genome shotgun sequence DNA:
- the LOC107604703 gene encoding uncharacterized protein LOC107604703: MMLITIIIIIKTIIHVHNPLEKNLILFGYSNFSLKRTRMRETIPYLRTCNAGTKEQCHIRTPFMIMLIQLNNNNINHLIPQFSLCCHHFLEISSRGHHYLLLLHRRAPYQTCQRIAVSLCAVLWSFFWLKERLRDPRGYRFRTFQSKSKDQLQS, translated from the exons ATGAtgttaataacaataataatcatAATCAAAACTATCATCCATGTTCACAATCCATTGGAAAAGAATCTGATTCTCTTCGGATACAGTAACTTCTCCCTAAAAAG AACTAGAATGAGAGAAACTATTCCATATCTTAGAACCTGCAATGCAGGAACCAAAGAACAGTGCCATATCCGTACTCCTTTTATGATTATGCTTATTcaactcaacaacaacaacatcaaccaCCTCATTCCACAGTTTTCCCTATGCTGCCACCACTTCTTGGAAATTTCCTCCAG GGGCCACCACTACCTTCTTCTTTTGCACCGTCGTGCGCCATATCAAACCTGCCAAAGAATTG CTGTCTCTTTATGTGCAGTGCTCTGGAGCTTTTTCTGGTTAAAAGAAAGATTAAGGGACCCTCGTGGCTACAGGTTTCGAACTTTTCAAAGCAAGAGCAAAGACCAACTTCAAAGCTAG